DNA from Mycobacterium sp. SMC-8:
AGCACCATCGAGAACGCCGGCGCGGCGAATGCCAGCAGCAGCGCGGCGGCGGCCGCCGCCGAGAGCCACGGCCTGCGCATGACCCAGCCGGTCCAGCGGGTCCAGAACTTCGACTGGGTGGCCTCCACCCCGCGGCCCCAGTGCAGGTACGACGACCGCTTCGCGGCCCGGCGGCCGAACGTGGCCAGCACCGCGGGCGTCAGCGTCGTGGAGGTCAGCACGGCCACGGCCACGGCCAGGATCGCACCGGTGGCCATCGACTGCAGCACCGGGGTGTTGATCAGATAGATGCCGGTGACCGACGCGATGACCGTCAGGCCCGACAGCACCACGGCCAGACCGGACGTGGCCATCGCCGCGTCGACGGCGTCCTCGGGTTCGCGGCCGGCGCGCAGCTCCTCTCGGAACCGCATCAGGATGAACAGCGAGTAGTCGATCGCCACCGCGATGCCGAACATCGACACCGTCGACGTCACGAACACCGACATCGTGGTGTACATCGACAGCAGGAAGACCAGGCCCATGGTCACCACGACGGTGCAGATTCCCAGCAGCAAGGGCATCGCCGCGGCGGCCAGCGAGCCGAACACCGCCAGCAGGATGATCAGGACGATCGGGAAGTTCCACTTCTCGGCCTGGGCGATGTCGTGTTTGGTGGCCAGCGTCGCCGCGGCGCCGAGCGCGCCCTGGCCGATGACGTAGAGCCGGACCTTGCCGTTCTCCATCTCACCGGGCTCTTCGCCGTCGACGCCGATCTTCTCCCGCAGCTGCTTGGCGACGTCGACCGCACCGGTGTTCTCGAAGTCCAGCTGCAGCGTGATCACGTACGGGCGGTCGGGCTGCGGCGGCGGCTGTTGCGGCGTCGGGACGACCTTGACGCTGGGCACCTCGGAGGCGAGGCGCTCGAGGTGGGTGACCGCGTCGGCCATGTCCTGGAACGACGCGTCGGGGCGCGGTGCGGCGACCAGGGCGAGCGGGGAGGCGCCCTGATCGGGGAACTGCGCCTCAAGCTGGCGCTGTACGTAGAGCGACTGCGAACCTTCGACCTCGAAGCCGCCGCCGGTGAGGTGGCTGGACTGGTTCATCGCCAGATACACCGAGGGCACCAGGAGCAGGAGCCACACCGCGAACACCGCCCAGCGGAACCTGCGCAGGTTGCTGCTCAGGCGCATCATGAACTGCTGGATCGGAACTCCCCACTTTCTCCCCGGCTGCCGATAGCGAGAGGGTACAGCAGGTTTCTGTCAGTTCGCCGGGCTGAAACAGCTGGCAGAAATGCCTCATCCAGGGACGATGCCTGCGGGTTCGGTCGCTGTATTGGTAAGGCCCGAGGGGGCGATGGCAGTATGGCGGCGGAGCTACACAGGCGTCGGGGACCCTCTGCTCATCATCGCAGCACGTTTGCGAAGCACGTCACGCGTGTTAGCGAACTGTTAGGAGTTCGTCATGCATCTACCCGTGAAATTCGCCGCCGTGATCGCCGGAGGGGCCGGCATCGCGATGCTGACCGGCCCGATCGCGGTCGCCGCGCCCGATCCGTGCGCGGCCAGCGAGGTTGCCAGGACCGTGGCCGAGGTCGCGACCTATACCGGCAACTACCTGGAGGCCAACCCGAAAGCCAACGGGGCGATCACCGCGATCTCCCAGCAGCAGGAGGGGCCGCAGTCGATCGCCGCGCTGAAGGCGTACTTCGACGCCAACCCGCAGGTCGCCTCCGATCTGCAGCGGCTCCAGCAACCGTTGGTCGCGCTGTCGGGCAAATGCCGGCTGCCGGTGACCCTGCCGCAGGTGTTCGGGTTGATGCAGGCCGCGCAGCAGAGCCCGGCGTTGCCCGCCGCCCAGAACGCCGCGGTCACCGCGACCGGCTGACCGGCCCTTTCTTGTAGAAGTTCTCATCAACGGTTAATCGCTCGGCAAGAAAGTGCGCGGCGGCTCTGCTTAGCTTTCTAGGATGGTCTCGACCGGCGACCGAAACGGCCCGGTCCACCTCTGACGAAGGAGCCTCCATGGTGTTCTCGGCCCCAGCTGTGCGTCGCACGGTCCTGGGTGTGCTCGGCGCAGGCGCGGTTTCCGGCGGGATGCTGTTCGGTGCCCTGCCCTCGGCCTCTGCTCAGCCCGCTCCGCCACCGCCGAACTGCACGGCAGCCGACTTCTCCGGGGTTGCCTCCGGTGTCTCCGCGGCCACGTCGGCCTACCTGTTCACCCACCCCGACGTGAACGCGTTCCTGACCGGCCTGCACGGCAAGCCGCACGAGCAGATCCGCACCGAGGTCGCCGACTACCTGGCCATGCATCCGCAGGTCGAAGCCGAGCTGCGCGGTGTCCGCCAGCCGCTGACCGACATCAAGCATCGTTGCGGGTTCACCCCTGACGACCCCGACGGCCCGAACTTCCCGTAACGCGGTGCAGGACAGGGTGGACACTCCGCCTGCTCATGGGGGGGAGCTGTCCGCCCAGGACGGCGCGGGTCGGACGGTGTTGATGGTCGACGACGACCCCGACGTCAGAACTTCGGTGGCGCGTGGTCTGCGGCACTCCGGGTTCGACGTCAGGGTCGCCGCGACGGGCAAGGAGGCGCTGCGGCTGCTGTCCAGCGAGTCGCACGACGCGCTCGTGCTCGACGTGCAGATGCCCGAGCTCGACGGGGTCGCGGTGGTGACTGCGCTGCGTGCGCTGGGCAACGACATCCCGATCTGTGTGCTGTCGGCCCGCGACACCGTCAACGACCGCATCGCCGGGCTGGAGGCGGGCGCCGACGACTACCTGACCAAACCGTTCGACCTCGGGGAGCTGGTGGCACGGCTGCACGCACTGCTGCGGCGCGCGCACCATTCCGCGCCGACCTCCGACTCGATGACGGTGGGCTCGCTGACCATCGACACCGCGCGGCGACTGGTGTTCGTCGCCGGGGAACGGGTCGAACTGACCAAGCGGGAGTTCGACCTGTTGGCCGCGCTCGCGGAGAACGCCGGCGTGGTGCTGAGCCGGCAGCGGTTGCTGGAGCTGGTCTGGGGTTACGACTTCGACGTCGACACCAACGTCGCCGACGTGTTCGTGTCGTATCTGCGCCGCAAGCTCGAGCGCGACGGTCTACCCCGGGTGATCCATACCGTGCGCGGCATCGGCTACGTGCTTCGTGAAGAGCCCTGACATGCGGGTGAGCTGACCCTGCCCGCCGTGCCCCGCCTTCCACGATTCCTGCGATCGGCGTCCCTGCGCACCAGGGTGGCGATCGCCGCGGCCGCCGCCGCGGCAGCGGTGGTCGCGGCGTTCACGATTCTGACCTCGCTGGTGCTGGCCGGCAACGACGAGGCACAGCTGGACCGCCGGTTGGATGCGATCGTCGACGCCAGCGTCTACCCGGACCAGCTGTCCGATCCCCGGCGCGGGGTGCTGCAGACCGGCCGGGCGCGCTCGTCGGGCCAGGTCGTCTACCAGCGCGGCTTCCAGCTGCCGCCGCTGCCGCCGGGGACCGACACCGTCATGGTCAACGGCGTCGAATACCGTGTGCGCACCATCCCGTCCGAGCAGGAGGGCGGGGTGCTGATGTCGATTGGTATCCGCGCCGACAGCATCCTGCTGAGCCGGGCCAGGATCCCGTTCTACATCGGGGTCGGGGTGGTCACCGTGCTGCTCGCCGGGGTGCTGGGCTGGTTGCTGGCCGGCGCGGCGATCAGGCCGTTGCGCAAACTGACCGAACACACCAAACGGCTCGACCACGGCACCGCGCAGATCCCGGCGGTACACGGGGTGCGGGAGGCTGAGGACCTGTCCGAGGCGATGAGCGCGATGCTGGACCGGCTCGCCGCCGCGCAGCGGGCCACCACGAATTCGCTGCAGGCCGCCCAGGACTTCGCCGCCAACGCCGCCCACGAGCTGCGCACCCCGCTGACCGCGATGCGGGCCGACCTCGACACCCTGCGCATCCACAACCTGCCCGAGGAGGAACGCGAGGAGGTGGTCGCCGACCTGTCGCGCGCTCAGCGCCGGGTCGAGGCCATCATCACCGCGCTCGGTCAGCTGGCGTCGGGGCAGCTCGCGCAGGACGAGGACCGCGAGGTCATCGACGTAACCGACATGCTCGACCGGGTGGGCCGCGAGAACATGCGGGTCCGCCGGGACGTGCAGATCGAGATCGACGCCGCCGACGACCTCGGCACCGTGCTGGGCTGGCCGGGCGGCCTGCGGCTGGCGGTGGACAACCTGGTGCGCAACGCCGTGACCCACGGGCAGGCCGGCCGCATCGTGCTCGCCGCGCACCGCGACGGCGGTGTGGTCACCATCGTCGTCGACGACAACGGCCGCGGCCTGCCCGCCGAGGAACACGAGGCGGTGCTGGGCCGGTTCTCCCGGGGCAGCACCGCCGCATCCGGGGGTTCTGGGCTGGGTCTGGCGCTGGTCGCGCAGCAGGCGGCGCTGCACGGCGGGACGATCACGCTGTCCGACAGCCCGCTCGGGGGTCTGCGCGCAACCCTGACGATCTCCAACGATCTTGCACCGCAGGAGTTTTCAGGCTGACGGACGACGCGCCAGTACCCGTGCCCCGGCTCGCCAGCCCAGCAGCAGCACCGCGGTGGTCAACGACGCGACGACGATGAAACTGACCGCGGTGCCCTGCCCGGTGGCCTTGCGCAACAGCATCCCGACCACGATCGTGGCGACCCACACGATCAGCCCGGTCGGCGCCGGCGACGTCGGCTGTCGCCAGGCCCGGCTCACCAGCCAACCGGCGACGGTGCCGGTCAGGAACGGCCAGGCCGTCTCGGCGATCCCGGTGACGGTCAGGCCCTCGGCGTGGCTGCGCCGCCCGATCGTGCAGAACACCACGACGCACACGAGGTCGGCGGCCAGCGCCTTCAGCGCGGTCGCGGAAGACGGGGAGTCGGTCGTCACGAGATGAAGGCTAGCGACCCGGATCCTCGGGTGGCGCACCGGATTTCTCGTCGGGCGGGTGGAACGCCTCCGGGTCCGGGCTGAATTGGGCCGGCGGCGCGGGATCGCCGGGGACGTCGCCGTTGATGTCGGGGTCCAGGGCGCTCTCGGTGCGGAACATGAAGAAGAACACCACCCAGCCGATGACCGAAATGAAGATCCAGCTGATCAGCCGGTAGACCAGCATCGCCGAGATCGCCGACGCCAGCGACATCCCGCTCGAGACCAGGCCGGGCACCAGCACCGCCTCGACCACCAGCAGACCACCGGGCATCAGCGGGATCGATCCGACGGCGCGGGCGGCCGCGTATGCGACGGTGACACCGGCCAGCGACGGGTGCCCGCCGGTGGCGTAGCAGGCGAACAGCAGGCATGCGACGTCGGCGATCCAGTTGAACAGGGACCAGCTGAACGCCTTGCCCAGGTCCCGCCGGCTCAGGTGCACTGCTTCCAGCTGGGTCAGGATCTCGCGCCACTTCGCCAGTCCCGTGTCCAGGGGCTTGCCGCGCACCGAGTTGGCCCACGTCAGCACCCGCACGCCGATGCCGTCGAGCAGCTCCGGCCGGCTGGCGACGGCCTGCGCCAGCAGGATCAGCGCGAGGAACCCGCCGAGGGAGAAGATCAGTGACAGCGGGTTCTTGCTCGCGCCGAGCAGGAACGCACCGCCCAGACCCAGCAGGGCGAGCCCGATGACCTGCAACACCCCGGACATCACCAGCTGCCACGACGCCACCAGCGGCGAGGCGCCCCACAGCCGCTGCTGCCGGTAGATGAACGTCGCCGAGAGCACCGGGCCGCCGGGCAGTGTGGTGGACAGCGCGTTGCCGGCGTAGAACGCCGCCTCCGAGCGCCACTGATGCACCCGCACGCCGGCCGAACGCAGCAGCGTGCGCTGGATCTGGGCGAAGCTGTGCATCGATGCCATCGCCGCGACCGCGGCGGCCAGCACCCACAGCCAGTCGGCCGACCGCAGACTGGCCCACGCCTTGGCCAACTGGTCCCGCACGAGCGCGAGTTCCACGGTCAGCACGATGACGGCGAGCGCGATCAGCGCCCAGCGCAGCCACCAGTACCTGCCGCGACTGCGACCCGGCCCGGCCGGGCCGGTCTGGGTGTCGCTCGGGGGCGCGTCGTGAGACACGCGGTACAGAGTAAGCCGCATACACCCTGCAACAGCAGATCCCGGGCGCGTCCAGGCGAGGCCGTTACGCTACCGGAATGTCAGGTGGCCCGTCCTTCGACACCGTGGCCGACGAGTCGGTCAGCCCACTGGTCAGGAAGGCGGCGGCCTGGTCGTGGCGACTGCTGGTGATCCTCGGCGCGATCGTCGCGTTGCTGTGGATGATGCTGCGGCTGGAGATCCTGGTGGTGCCCGTCGCGCTGGCCACCATCCTGGCCGCGCTGCTGATGCCGGTCGTGGACTTCCTGGACCGTCGCGGCGCCCCCCGCGGCGGGGCGGTGGCGCTGGTGCTGCTGACGGGCTTCGCGCTGTTCGGCGGCCTGCTCACGTTCGTGGTCAACCAGTTCATCGAAGGCGCGCCGGATCTGGTCACCCAGGTGTCGACCAGCATCGAGGGGCTGGTCCGGTGGTTGACCGACGGCCCGCTCGCCGTCAGCCCGGCGCAGATCAACCAGGCCCGCGACGAGGCGATCGAAGCGTTGCGCAGCAACCAGGAGAAGTTGACCAGCGGTGCGCTGTCGACCGCCGGCACCCTGACCGAGATCATCACCGGTGCGCTGCTGATGCTGTTCACCCTGATCTTCCTGCTGCACGGCGGACGCACCATCTTCGCGTTCATCACCCGGGTGTTCCCGTCGCACGTGCGTGACCGGGTCCGCGACGCCGGCCGCGCCGGGTTCCATTCGCTGATCGGGTATGTGCGCGCGACGTTCCTGGTGGCGCTCGTCGACGCCACCGGTATCGGCATCGGGCTGGCGATCATGGGGATCCCGTTGGCGCTGCCGCTGGCGTCCCTGGTGTTCCTCGGCGCGTTCATCCCGCTGGTCGGCGCGGTGGTGACCGGCTTTTTGGCGGTGATCGTCGCGCTCATCGCGAAGGGCTGGATCTACGGCCTGATCACGCTGGGTCTGATCATCGCGGTGCAGCAACTGGAAGGGCACGTGCTGCAGCCGCTGGTGATGGGGCGCGCGGTGTCGATCCACCCGCTGGCCATCGTGCTGGTGATCGCCGGTGGCGGCGTGCTCGCCGGGATCGTCGGGGCGTTGCTGGCCGTGCCGGCGCTCGCGTTCATCAACAGCGCGATGCGGGTGCTGGTTGCCGACGACCCCGCCGCCGAGCAGGCGGCGATGGAAGCCGACGAGGGGCCCGTGGTGCGGGCCGAACCCGACGACATCGAGACCGAGGTGCCCCGGGAGTGATCCCGGGAACCGTCAGAGCCGGCCTTCGCGGCGCAGGAGGTCCTGCGCGCTGAGCCCGTTGCTGCCGCGACGCTTCGGATCCTGGTCCGGCCGCGTGTTCAACTTCTCGGTGGCGGCGTCGGCATCGGTCTGCCGCGCGGCGGGGATGGCCCGCGTGCTGGCGTCGTCGCCGTCGTCCTCCTGCGCAACCTTGCCGGACGGAATCGCCGTGGTCGGCTCGCTGGTGTCGGGCATGGCGTGGGTCGGCTCGGCGGACGGCCGCAGCGGCGCAGGTGCGGCCGGGCCGGCGCCGGACGCGCCGGTGCCCCGCAGATCACCGAGCCACGACTCGATCTCCCGCTCCTCCCGCGGCTGCGCCGGCGGGGGAGCGGACTTCTCGGTGGCGCGCTGGGCGGCCGCGGTGGCGTTGCTGACCGCGTTGCGCACCGCGTTCTTGGCGATGCCGAACCGGGTGGTCGGGGCTTCCTGTTCGGGCTGCGGCGGCACGGGCGGGCGGGGCGGCGCCCCGGGGATGCGTGCGGTGCCCACTGCCGACGGGTCGGCGGTCCGCGGCGGGGCCGGGATCCGCGTCGTCGGTCCGGGCGGGCGTCCACCGGGCGCGGGATGGGTCGGATCGTGCGGCGGCAGCGGCCGCGCCGGCAACGGCGGGCCACCGGCGCCGACCAGCGCCTCGGCCGGCGCCGTCTCCCGGATCAGCGGACGCTTGCGCTCGTCGGGGAGCTCGGTCTCGCCGAGACCCAGCTTCTCCTGGACCCGCTTCATCCAGCGCGGCGCCCACCAGCAGTCGTCGCCGAGCAGCTTCATGATCGCGGGCACCAGGAACATCCGGATGATCGTCGCGTCCAGGAGCAGCGCGATCAACAGACCGAACGCCAGATACTTCATCATCACCAGGTCGGAGAACACGAAAGCGCCCGCGACGACGGCCAGCACCAGCGCGGCGCCGGTGATCAGGCGGCCGGTGGTGGCGGTGCCGATGCGGATCGCCTCGGCGGTCGACATTCCGCGCTCGCGGGCCTCGACCATGCGCGACACCAGGAACACCTCGTAGTCGGTGGACAGACCCCAGATCACGGCGATGATCAGGCCGATCATCGGCGCCATCAGCGGCTGCGGCGTGTAGTTCATCAGGCCCGACCCGTGGCCGTCGACGAACATCCAGGTCAGGATGCCCATCGTTGACCCGAGCGTCAGCGCGCTCATCAGCGCGGCCTTGATCGGTAGCACGATCGACCCGAACGCCAGGAACATCAGGATCGTGGTGGTGACGATCAGCACCAGGCCCATCAGCGGCAGCCGGTCGAACAGGCTGTGGATGCTGTCCTGTTCCAGCGCGGGGGTGCCGCCGACGGAGATGTCGATGCCGCGCGGCGGCTGGATGGACCGGAGCTCGTCGATCTTCTGGGAGGCGTCGTTGCGATTCACCAGACCGTTCTGGATCACCCGGATGGACGGATCCTCCGAACCGCCCTCCTGGACGGACCGCTCCTGCCACATCTTCGACGGATCGTTGTCCGGGTCGGTGAACCCGCTGATCGTCATCGCCTTGGCGCGGATCTCGGCGAGCTGCTGGTCGGTGACCGCTTCACCGTCCTGACGCTCGATCACCAGAGTCAGCGGCTCGGTGCGGAAGCCCGGGAAGCTGCGGTCGAAGTCCTCCTGCGCCTGACGCACCCCGTTGTCGGGCGGCAGGTATTTCTCGCTGATGCCGCCGAGGGCCAGCTGTCCCAGCGGGATGACGAGCAGGATCATCACGATCAGGATGGGCGCGGCGAACGCGATCGGCCGCTTCATCACGACGTTGACCAGCCGGCCCCAGAAACCCTTCTCGACCTCGGCGCGGGTCTTGGTCTTCTGGGTCTTCTCGGCCAGCCACTCCAAGTAGACCCGCATCGGCTTCCAGTTGCGGAAGAACGGTACCCGCAGCAGCGTGCGCACCCCGAGCGCGTCGACATTGCGGCCCAGGATCGCGAACGCGGCGGGCAGCACGGTGACCGACAGGATCGCCGCGAGCATGACCGACGCGATGATCGCGTAGGTGATCGACTTCAGGAAGCCCTGCGGGAACAGCAGCAGCGGCACCGACGACGCGACCAGGATCACCGCGGAGAACATCACGGTGCGGCCCGAAGTCATCACCGTGCGGCGCACGGCGGCCTCGGTGTCGTAGCCCTCGGCGATCTCCTCACGGAACCGGCTCACCATGAACAGGCCGTAGTCGATCGCGATGCCGAGGCCCATCAGCGTGACGACGGGCTGGGCGAAGAAGTGCACCGGCATGAACTCTGCGAACAGCCGCATGATGCCCAGTGCGCCGGCGATGGTCAGACCGCCGATGATCGCGGGAAGGGCCGCGGCGATCACGCCGCCGAACACGAAGAACAGCACCACCGCGACCAGCGGGATCGCCGCGACCTCGGCGCGCTTCTGGTCCTCGCCGATGGTGCCGGTGAGTTCACTGGCCAGCGGCTGCAGGCCGGCGAGCGCGATGTTGCCGTCGTTGACCTTCTGCAGGTCCGGTTCGACGACCTGGTAGTTCTTCAGGATCTCGTCGTCGTCGTCGCCCTTGAGCGGAATGCTGATGAAGGTCTTGGAGCCGTCCTCGGTCTTCATCTGCTGCACGGTCTCGGCCGTGCTGTCGGGGGCCCGCAACCAGCCCACCCAGCTGACGATCTGATCCGGGTGCTCGGCCACCACGTCGTTCAGCTCGCCGGTGACCTTTTCGATCCACTGTGGGTCGGTGACCTTCTTTCCGTCCGGCGGAGTGAGGATCGCCACCACATGGCTGGTCCGGTCGCGCCCGTAGGCCTCGTCGGAGACCAGCGACGCGTGCACCGACTGGCTGCCCTCGTCATAGAAACCGCTCTGTGTGACGTGCTGTCCCAGGCTGATGCCGTAGACGCCGCCGCCCAGGCACAGTGCGACCATGACACCGATCACTATGTATCGGTACTGGTACACCGTTCGACCCCACCAGGCGAACACGTGATGCTCCTATCGGTCTTCGAAAGTCCCTGTCATCTTCGCCCCCACACGTCGGACCCGGGGCTTTCAGTTATCTAGACGCGCGAGTTCAGCAGCGACGACAGCGGCCGGAAAGGCTGCAGCCAGGCGCCCTGCTCGGGTAGCGAGTCAAGTCCGATCCGCGGCAACGGCTCCCGGAAGACACCGGGGATGTCTTCCAGATCGACGAACTCCAAGGTATCCGACGCTAACGCCCAACTGGCATGTTCGCGAAATCCGAGCACCTGGACCTCGACACCGCTTCTGGCGATGTCCTCCAGCGGCAGTTTGAACGCCTGGCCGTCGGCCGAGGCCACGATCAGCCCGGCCAGTCCTTCGCTGCGCCGCAGCGCGATGTGGGCCAGCATGTCGCTGTCGACGTCGCTGTCCTCGTCGATCTTCGGTTTGGCGAACACCGCGAAACCGACGTTGCGCAGCGCCTCCACCCAGGGCCGGACGACGTCGGCGCTTCCGGGGGCGATGTTGGTGAACACGGTGGCCTCGGGTTCCAGCGCCACCGGTCGTCCGGACCCGGCCTGCGCGGCCGACAGGTCGGCGGTGCGGCCGAGCAGCCAGCGGCCCAGCGCGTCGAATCGCGGCCGGTGCGCGGCGGTCGGGCGGCCGCCGAGGATCGCGCCGAGTCCCATGTCCAAGTTGGGGGCGTCCCACACCAGCAGCACCCGGGCTTCGGGTGCGGTGTCGGCGCCCAGCGCGGCTGGGGTCACGGGCTCGGGGTTGTCCGGCGCGTCCGGCGGGGCCGGCATGTTGTCGGTCAGGCTCATGGTGTTCTCTCCCAGAGGAGTTCGGCAACGGTGGGACCGGCCAGCGCCTTGCGCTCGTACTTGGTGACGGGCCGGGCCACGGAGACGGGCAGTCCTGCGGTGTCGGCGCCGGTGCCTGCCTCGACGCGGCGCAAGAGCGGTTCGGCATCGCCGACCTCGGCGATGTGCTCGGCGTAACCCATGTGGTCGGTGGCGACATGCAGGATCCCGGCCGGCCGCAACCGGTCGGCGATCAGTGCCACGACGTCGGCCTGCAGCAGCCGGCGCTTGTGGTGCCGGGCCTTGGGCCATGGATCGGGGAAGAACACCCGCACACCGGTCAGCGAGCCCGGGCCGACCATGTGGGTCAGCACGTCGACCCCGTCGCCGCGGATCAGCCGGATGTTGGTGACGGGATGGTCGGTTCCCGAGGTCCGGTCGATCGCGGCGAGCAGCTGGGCCAGCCCCCGCCGGTAGACCTCGACGGCGATGACGTCGACGTCGGGTTCGGCCTGGGCCATGGCCAGTGTCGAGGTGCCGGTGCCGCAGCCGATCTCCAGCACCAGCGGCGCGGTGCGGCCGAACCACGCTTCAAGGTCGAGCCGGCCCGCCGGGGCGTCGCCGTCGCGGGCCTGACACCCGAGCTGCGGCCAGAGCCGGTCCCAGATGGCCTGCTGGTTGTCCGAGATCGTCGAGCGGCGGGCCCGGAAGCTGGTGACCCGGCGGTGGAAGTGCGGATGGTCCTCGGGGTCCGGCGCCTCGGGTGCGGCGAGGTCGGACTCCGGCGTGTGCATCCGTCCATAGTCGCTCATCGCGCCTG
Protein-coding regions in this window:
- a CDS encoding hemophore — translated: MHLPVKFAAVIAGGAGIAMLTGPIAVAAPDPCAASEVARTVAEVATYTGNYLEANPKANGAITAISQQQEGPQSIAALKAYFDANPQVASDLQRLQQPLVALSGKCRLPVTLPQVFGLMQAAQQSPALPAAQNAAVTATG
- a CDS encoding heme-binding protein; protein product: MVFSAPAVRRTVLGVLGAGAVSGGMLFGALPSASAQPAPPPPNCTAADFSGVASGVSAATSAYLFTHPDVNAFLTGLHGKPHEQIRTEVADYLAMHPQVEAELRGVRQPLTDIKHRCGFTPDDPDGPNFP
- a CDS encoding response regulator transcription factor, whose translation is MQDRVDTPPAHGGELSAQDGAGRTVLMVDDDPDVRTSVARGLRHSGFDVRVAATGKEALRLLSSESHDALVLDVQMPELDGVAVVTALRALGNDIPICVLSARDTVNDRIAGLEAGADDYLTKPFDLGELVARLHALLRRAHHSAPTSDSMTVGSLTIDTARRLVFVAGERVELTKREFDLLAALAENAGVVLSRQRLLELVWGYDFDVDTNVADVFVSYLRRKLERDGLPRVIHTVRGIGYVLREEP
- a CDS encoding HAMP domain-containing sensor histidine kinase, with the translated sequence MPRLPRFLRSASLRTRVAIAAAAAAAAVVAAFTILTSLVLAGNDEAQLDRRLDAIVDASVYPDQLSDPRRGVLQTGRARSSGQVVYQRGFQLPPLPPGTDTVMVNGVEYRVRTIPSEQEGGVLMSIGIRADSILLSRARIPFYIGVGVVTVLLAGVLGWLLAGAAIRPLRKLTEHTKRLDHGTAQIPAVHGVREAEDLSEAMSAMLDRLAAAQRATTNSLQAAQDFAANAAHELRTPLTAMRADLDTLRIHNLPEEEREEVVADLSRAQRRVEAIITALGQLASGQLAQDEDREVIDVTDMLDRVGRENMRVRRDVQIEIDAADDLGTVLGWPGGLRLAVDNLVRNAVTHGQAGRIVLAAHRDGGVVTIVVDDNGRGLPAEEHEAVLGRFSRGSTAASGGSGLGLALVAQQAALHGGTITLSDSPLGGLRATLTISNDLAPQEFSG
- a CDS encoding DUF3054 domain-containing protein gives rise to the protein MTTDSPSSATALKALAADLVCVVVFCTIGRRSHAEGLTVTGIAETAWPFLTGTVAGWLVSRAWRQPTSPAPTGLIVWVATIVVGMLLRKATGQGTAVSFIVVASLTTAVLLLGWRAGARVLARRPSA
- a CDS encoding YbhN family protein — protein: MSHDAPPSDTQTGPAGPGRSRGRYWWLRWALIALAVIVLTVELALVRDQLAKAWASLRSADWLWVLAAAVAAMASMHSFAQIQRTLLRSAGVRVHQWRSEAAFYAGNALSTTLPGGPVLSATFIYRQQRLWGASPLVASWQLVMSGVLQVIGLALLGLGGAFLLGASKNPLSLIFSLGGFLALILLAQAVASRPELLDGIGVRVLTWANSVRGKPLDTGLAKWREILTQLEAVHLSRRDLGKAFSWSLFNWIADVACLLFACYATGGHPSLAGVTVAYAAARAVGSIPLMPGGLLVVEAVLVPGLVSSGMSLASAISAMLVYRLISWIFISVIGWVVFFFMFRTESALDPDINGDVPGDPAPPAQFSPDPEAFHPPDEKSGAPPEDPGR
- a CDS encoding AI-2E family transporter; the encoded protein is MSGGPSFDTVADESVSPLVRKAAAWSWRLLVILGAIVALLWMMLRLEILVVPVALATILAALLMPVVDFLDRRGAPRGGAVALVLLTGFALFGGLLTFVVNQFIEGAPDLVTQVSTSIEGLVRWLTDGPLAVSPAQINQARDEAIEALRSNQEKLTSGALSTAGTLTEIITGALLMLFTLIFLLHGGRTIFAFITRVFPSHVRDRVRDAGRAGFHSLIGYVRATFLVALVDATGIGIGLAIMGIPLALPLASLVFLGAFIPLVGAVVTGFLAVIVALIAKGWIYGLITLGLIIAVQQLEGHVLQPLVMGRAVSIHPLAIVLVIAGGGVLAGIVGALLAVPALAFINSAMRVLVADDPAAEQAAMEADEGPVVRAEPDDIETEVPRE
- a CDS encoding MMPL family transporter; this translates as MFAWWGRTVYQYRYIVIGVMVALCLGGGVYGISLGQHVTQSGFYDEGSQSVHASLVSDEAYGRDRTSHVVAILTPPDGKKVTDPQWIEKVTGELNDVVAEHPDQIVSWVGWLRAPDSTAETVQQMKTEDGSKTFISIPLKGDDDDEILKNYQVVEPDLQKVNDGNIALAGLQPLASELTGTIGEDQKRAEVAAIPLVAVVLFFVFGGVIAAALPAIIGGLTIAGALGIMRLFAEFMPVHFFAQPVVTLMGLGIAIDYGLFMVSRFREEIAEGYDTEAAVRRTVMTSGRTVMFSAVILVASSVPLLLFPQGFLKSITYAIIASVMLAAILSVTVLPAAFAILGRNVDALGVRTLLRVPFFRNWKPMRVYLEWLAEKTQKTKTRAEVEKGFWGRLVNVVMKRPIAFAAPILIVMILLVIPLGQLALGGISEKYLPPDNGVRQAQEDFDRSFPGFRTEPLTLVIERQDGEAVTDQQLAEIRAKAMTISGFTDPDNDPSKMWQERSVQEGGSEDPSIRVIQNGLVNRNDASQKIDELRSIQPPRGIDISVGGTPALEQDSIHSLFDRLPLMGLVLIVTTTILMFLAFGSIVLPIKAALMSALTLGSTMGILTWMFVDGHGSGLMNYTPQPLMAPMIGLIIAVIWGLSTDYEVFLVSRMVEARERGMSTAEAIRIGTATTGRLITGAALVLAVVAGAFVFSDLVMMKYLAFGLLIALLLDATIIRMFLVPAIMKLLGDDCWWAPRWMKRVQEKLGLGETELPDERKRPLIRETAPAEALVGAGGPPLPARPLPPHDPTHPAPGGRPPGPTTRIPAPPRTADPSAVGTARIPGAPPRPPVPPQPEQEAPTTRFGIAKNAVRNAVSNATAAAQRATEKSAPPPAQPREEREIESWLGDLRGTGASGAGPAAPAPLRPSAEPTHAMPDTSEPTTAIPSGKVAQEDDGDDASTRAIPAARQTDADAATEKLNTRPDQDPKRRGSNGLSAQDLLRREGRL
- a CDS encoding NYN domain-containing protein — translated: MSLTDNMPAPPDAPDNPEPVTPAALGADTAPEARVLLVWDAPNLDMGLGAILGGRPTAAHRPRFDALGRWLLGRTADLSAAQAGSGRPVALEPEATVFTNIAPGSADVVRPWVEALRNVGFAVFAKPKIDEDSDVDSDMLAHIALRRSEGLAGLIVASADGQAFKLPLEDIARSGVEVQVLGFREHASWALASDTLEFVDLEDIPGVFREPLPRIGLDSLPEQGAWLQPFRPLSSLLNSRV
- the trmB gene encoding tRNA (guanosine(46)-N7)-methyltransferase TrmB, with amino-acid sequence MSDYGRMHTPESDLAAPEAPDPEDHPHFHRRVTSFRARRSTISDNQQAIWDRLWPQLGCQARDGDAPAGRLDLEAWFGRTAPLVLEIGCGTGTSTLAMAQAEPDVDVIAVEVYRRGLAQLLAAIDRTSGTDHPVTNIRLIRGDGVDVLTHMVGPGSLTGVRVFFPDPWPKARHHKRRLLQADVVALIADRLRPAGILHVATDHMGYAEHIAEVGDAEPLLRRVEAGTGADTAGLPVSVARPVTKYERKALAGPTVAELLWERTP